The following proteins are co-located in the Flammeovirga kamogawensis genome:
- a CDS encoding BspA family leucine-rich repeat surface protein, protein MTTIKFPLREVILFSILLFHFCLELKGQSIKVDCNDFRYEVGDYVTIDNERYLIVDNKSLKKYIKEGNDVTYVITSCVTDMTKLFSEVKVINGSIEKWDVSNVTSMLYMFEGIENFNQDISKWNVSEVRNMYGLFKDQSIFNQDISDWDVSNVTQMSLMFRGAISFNQDISRWNVKNLNASSYMFFGASSFNQDISQWNVSNVTHMRGMFDGASSFNQDISQWDVSNVIVMSQMFRGASSFNQDISQWNVENVKEVVGMFYNATFFNQDLSSWKLLKVSSMQAMFLGAESFNQDLSNWDLSNVEIMRNMFRNAESFNQDISCWDVSNVTDMYAMFNGATTFNQDLSSWKVNNVTFFELFDVGTADEWYEVLKPHFKHQ, encoded by the coding sequence ATGACAACAATAAAGTTTCCATTAAGAGAAGTTATACTATTCAGTATTTTATTATTTCATTTTTGTTTAGAGCTTAAAGGACAATCAATAAAAGTAGATTGTAATGATTTTCGTTATGAAGTTGGTGATTATGTTACTATTGATAATGAAAGATATTTGATTGTAGATAATAAATCACTTAAGAAATATATAAAAGAAGGAAATGATGTTACTTATGTAATAACCTCATGTGTTACGGATATGACAAAACTTTTTTCAGAAGTTAAAGTTATTAATGGCTCAATAGAGAAGTGGGATGTTTCAAATGTCACAAGTATGTTGTATATGTTTGAAGGAATTGAAAATTTTAATCAAGATATATCAAAATGGAATGTTAGCGAAGTAAGAAATATGTATGGATTATTTAAAGACCAGAGCATATTTAATCAGGATATATCGGATTGGGATGTGAGTAATGTAACTCAGATGAGTTTAATGTTTAGAGGAGCAATTTCCTTTAATCAGGATATATCGCGATGGAATGTCAAAAATTTAAATGCATCTAGTTATATGTTTTTTGGGGCAAGCTCTTTTAATCAAGATATATCGCAATGGAATGTAAGTAATGTAACTCATATGAGAGGAATGTTTGATGGGGCAAGTTCTTTTAATCAAGATATATCGCAATGGGATGTATCAAACGTGATAGTGATGAGTCAAATGTTTCGAGGAGCAAGTTCTTTTAATCAAGATATATCACAATGGAATGTAGAAAATGTTAAAGAAGTAGTAGGGATGTTTTACAATGCAACATTTTTTAATCAAGACCTTTCTTCATGGAAATTATTAAAAGTTTCAAGTATGCAAGCTATGTTTCTTGGTGCAGAGTCATTTAATCAAGACCTTTCGAATTGGGATTTATCGAATGTGGAAATAATGCGAAATATGTTTAGAAATGCAGAGTCTTTCAATCAAGACATTTCATGTTGGGATGTTTCAAATGTTACAGATATGTATGCAATGTTTAATGGAGCTACTACTTTTAATCAAGATCTCTCAAGTTGGAAAGTAAATAATGTAACCTTTTTTGAATTATTTGATGTTGGCACAGCTGATGAGTGGTATGAAGTTTTAAAACCTCACTTTAAACATCAATAA
- a CDS encoding porin family protein — MKNIKKIFLAALLIVSGLSTASAQDLIGISYNMALPSNSSTITDASFRGGNLEYRHFLNDNLSVGASIGFNYFNQSFGNKTFSSENSAISGETYENATSLSTLATAHYYLGNLGGIRPYAGIGIGAAGTYFTSQVGGVAVSDQYWGFAVAPEVGVIVPLGDAGVSLLSNVKYNYQTGAQGYDSVAYWGFNIGLAFDF, encoded by the coding sequence ATGAAAAACATTAAAAAAATATTCCTTGCAGCATTATTAATTGTTTCAGGTTTATCAACGGCATCGGCTCAAGACCTTATTGGAATTTCTTATAACATGGCGTTACCATCAAATAGTAGTACTATTACAGATGCATCTTTTAGAGGTGGTAATTTAGAGTACAGACACTTCTTAAATGATAATTTATCTGTTGGTGCAAGTATTGGTTTTAATTATTTCAATCAAAGTTTTGGAAATAAAACTTTTTCATCAGAAAATTCAGCAATTTCAGGAGAAACTTATGAGAATGCAACATCTTTATCAACACTAGCAACAGCTCATTATTATTTAGGTAACCTAGGTGGTATTAGACCTTATGCTGGTATTGGAATTGGTGCAGCAGGTACATATTTCACAAGTCAAGTAGGTGGTGTTGCTGTTTCTGATCAGTATTGGGGATTTGCTGTAGCGCCAGAAGTTGGTGTTATTGTACCACTAGGAGATGCAGGAGTATCATTATTGAGTAACGTAAAGTATAATTATCAAACAGGTGCTCAAGGATATGATAGCGTAGCGTATTGGGGTTTTAATATTGGTTTAGCTTTTGATTTCTAA
- the tpiA gene encoding triose-phosphate isomerase, whose product MRQKIVAGNWKMNLLKEEAESLASEVVNMAKDETPSDVKVIMCTPFVHLSKVKSLIGNSANVFVGAQNCYTEPKGAFTGEISAPQLASYGIDYVILGHSERREYFGESNEMLATKTDAVLANNMLPIFCFGEVLEEREAGTQKAVVEKQLSEGLFHLSAEDFGKVVLAYEPVWAIGTGKTASSAQAQEMHKDIRDMVAAKYGQEVADATPILYGGSAKPSNAQELFAQPDVDGGLIGGASLASRDFIDISKSY is encoded by the coding sequence ATGAGACAAAAAATTGTAGCAGGTAACTGGAAAATGAACCTTCTTAAAGAAGAAGCAGAATCATTAGCATCTGAAGTAGTAAACATGGCAAAGGATGAAACTCCTTCTGATGTAAAAGTTATTATGTGTACTCCATTTGTTCACTTGAGCAAAGTGAAGTCATTAATCGGAAATTCAGCAAATGTATTTGTTGGTGCACAAAACTGTTACACTGAACCTAAAGGTGCTTTTACAGGAGAGATTTCTGCTCCTCAATTAGCTTCTTACGGTATCGATTATGTAATCTTAGGTCACTCTGAGCGTCGTGAGTATTTTGGTGAATCTAACGAAATGTTAGCAACAAAAACTGATGCTGTTTTAGCAAACAACATGCTTCCAATCTTCTGTTTCGGAGAAGTATTAGAAGAGCGTGAGGCTGGTACTCAAAAAGCAGTTGTTGAAAAACAATTATCAGAAGGTTTATTCCACCTTTCTGCAGAGGACTTTGGTAAAGTAGTTTTAGCATACGAGCCAGTTTGGGCTATCGGTACTGGTAAAACAGCATCTTCTGCACAAGCTCAAGAAATGCACAAAGATATCCGTGATATGGTTGCTGCTAAATATGGTCAAGAAGTTGCAGATGCAACTCCTATCCTTTATGGTGGTTCTGCTAAACCAAGTAACGCACAAGAATTATTCGCTCAACCAGATGTTGACGGTGGTTTAATTGGTGGTGCTTCTTTAGCTTCAAGAGACTTCATCGATATCTCTAAATCATACTAA
- a CDS encoding helix-turn-helix domain-containing protein has product MEISPFQIALEAWGNIFQGKLSNDTTITFDNAIGKGTIKGFQCNEYIEVFRFKLNLKQKITSTGKSLSEISSFKPIFFGDPDDNKSLGIDQSENQEENHVSLESFPILTQGVFATNNKDSMSWDFTPNRDIHFISIRIKDTHFKNLINKSDKVKEVFNNDKPYYVFEEFDPIMHGMFWRIFSFKDNETYENDLVHACALHLIAVFFSKIHEREELAESNKYPINTKAVFMARTILKKELNKQIHIDDLARDCGLSASRLRALYKQVFGITIHQFHQNVRLDEARKLLREGEKTMSMIAMDLGFSSASHFSAAFKKQFGYTPREFKEDLNR; this is encoded by the coding sequence ATGGAGATATCACCTTTTCAGATTGCTTTAGAAGCTTGGGGAAATATATTTCAAGGGAAACTTAGCAATGATACAACCATTACTTTTGATAATGCCATTGGCAAAGGAACAATAAAAGGTTTTCAGTGTAATGAATACATTGAAGTTTTTCGTTTCAAATTAAACCTAAAGCAGAAAATTACTTCAACAGGTAAAAGTTTAAGTGAAATATCATCTTTTAAACCAATATTTTTTGGAGATCCAGACGATAATAAATCACTCGGAATTGACCAAAGTGAAAATCAAGAAGAAAATCATGTTTCTCTAGAAAGTTTTCCGATACTCACTCAAGGAGTTTTTGCTACAAATAATAAAGATTCTATGTCATGGGATTTTACGCCAAATAGAGATATTCATTTTATATCAATTAGAATAAAAGATACTCATTTTAAAAATTTAATCAATAAGTCTGATAAGGTAAAAGAGGTTTTTAATAATGATAAACCTTATTATGTGTTTGAAGAATTTGACCCTATAATGCATGGAATGTTTTGGCGTATCTTTTCTTTTAAAGACAATGAGACATATGAAAATGATTTAGTACATGCTTGTGCATTGCATTTGATTGCTGTTTTCTTTTCTAAAATTCATGAGAGAGAAGAATTAGCAGAATCTAATAAATACCCTATAAACACAAAGGCGGTATTTATGGCTCGAACAATTTTGAAGAAAGAATTAAACAAGCAAATACATATTGATGATTTAGCAAGAGACTGCGGTTTAAGTGCAAGCAGGTTAAGAGCTTTATATAAACAGGTTTTTGGTATAACAATACATCAATTTCATCAGAATGTGCGTTTAGATGAAGCAAGAAAGCTATTAAGAGAAGGAGAGAAGACAATGTCTATGATAGCAATGGATTTAGGCTTTTCTAGTGCAAGTCATTTTTCTGCAGCATTTAAAAAACAGTTTGGTTATACCCCAAGAGAGTTCAAAGAAGACCTAAATAGGTAA
- a CDS encoding DUF4136 domain-containing protein, whose translation MKKINYIVLALASLFSITSCNTNDEYPDQVSDYDTVITNKNSDYNDSFSTAKTFSVPNYVVHIGEDSSEGYQLTSTDEIIINETILEMKAAGYTFIQENETDKPDLVVLPYSFDNTVVGSVTAWPTYGDWGDYWGGYWGGYWGWNDMYPMGGYYPFYGYPMTSYYSYDQGTVILEMVDNRKAVMEDGENQVPVIWQGILNGTETNLVDNQNRIKSGIDQMFIQSPYILAD comes from the coding sequence ATGAAAAAAATTAATTACATCGTTCTAGCGTTAGCATCATTATTTTCAATTACATCTTGTAATACAAATGATGAATATCCAGATCAAGTTTCTGATTATGATACAGTAATCACAAATAAAAACTCAGATTATAACGATAGCTTCTCTACAGCAAAAACATTTAGTGTTCCTAATTATGTAGTCCATATTGGAGAAGATTCTTCAGAAGGTTATCAATTAACATCTACAGATGAAATAATCATAAATGAAACAATATTAGAAATGAAAGCAGCAGGTTATACTTTCATTCAAGAAAATGAAACAGATAAGCCTGATTTAGTTGTTCTTCCTTATTCTTTTGATAATACAGTTGTTGGTTCTGTTACAGCTTGGCCAACTTACGGAGACTGGGGTGACTATTGGGGTGGTTACTGGGGTGGCTACTGGGGTTGGAATGATATGTATCCAATGGGTGGTTACTATCCTTTTTATGGTTATCCAATGACATCTTATTATTCTTACGATCAAGGAACGGTAATTCTTGAAATGGTAGATAATAGAAAAGCAGTAATGGAAGATGGTGAGAATCAAGTTCCAGTAATTTGGCAAGGCATCTTAAATGGAACAGAAACAAATTTAGTAGATAATCAAAATCGTATTAAAAGCGGTATCGATCAAATGTTTATCCAATCTCCATACATCTTAGCAGACTAA
- a CDS encoding alpha/beta hydrolase: MSSTTLFNPAKDKKSKHPIILIHGALFNAEAWKGNFYEYFSEIGYDTYAISLSGHGENGNKVLLNLYGLEIYTNDVINLITSLDEKPIVIGHSMGGLVTQLVAQRVSLQAAILLAAVPPYGILNSMTSSFFSNPISWGKFAASTLFPFWKFINTEAPEGIYTTPPSREVQMHVSKNIQRESIRAMLEMCLKNFDIEPQKVNFPMYHIGFRDDKIIFPEDVEKTAVLYNHESKIFEKMAHAFMFEPSWKNVAEHIKEWIVNQ; this comes from the coding sequence ATGTCATCAACCACATTATTTAACCCTGCCAAAGATAAAAAATCTAAGCACCCAATTATCTTAATACATGGGGCATTATTTAATGCAGAAGCTTGGAAAGGTAATTTTTATGAGTATTTCTCAGAAATTGGATATGATACTTACGCCATTAGCTTAAGTGGACATGGAGAAAATGGAAATAAAGTTTTACTCAACCTTTATGGCTTAGAAATTTATACCAATGATGTAATCAACCTTATTACTTCATTAGATGAAAAACCTATTGTTATAGGGCACTCTATGGGTGGTTTAGTTACACAACTTGTAGCACAAAGAGTTTCTTTGCAAGCTGCTATTTTATTGGCTGCAGTTCCTCCTTATGGCATTTTAAATTCCATGACATCCTCGTTTTTTTCTAATCCAATTAGTTGGGGGAAATTTGCTGCATCTACGCTATTCCCTTTTTGGAAATTTATAAATACTGAAGCTCCAGAAGGTATTTATACCACTCCTCCAAGTAGAGAAGTTCAAATGCACGTAAGTAAAAATATACAGAGAGAATCCATTCGTGCAATGTTAGAAATGTGTTTAAAAAACTTTGATATTGAACCTCAGAAAGTAAACTTCCCAATGTATCATATCGGTTTTAGAGATGATAAGATTATTTTTCCTGAAGATGTAGAAAAAACAGCAGTTCTATATAACCATGAATCTAAGATTTTTGAGAAAATGGCACATGCATTTATGTTTGAACCAAGTTGGAAAAATGTTGCTGAACACATAAAAGAATGGATTGTTAATCAATAA
- the alaS gene encoding alanine--tRNA ligase encodes MDAKSIRRTFLEFFQSKQHAIVPSAPLVIKNDPTLMFTNAGMNQFKDYFLGNKAAENTRVTDTQKCLRVSGKHNDLEEVGIDTYHHTMFEMLGNWSFGDYFKKEAIEWAWELLTDVYGLPKDRLYVSVFEGDKEDGTELDQEAIDIWKGLIDEDRIIPANKKDNFWEMGETGPCGPCSEIHIDLRNDEERAKIDGLTLVNEDHPLVVEIWNLVFMQFNRKADGSLVSLPSKHIDTGMGFERLCMAIQKKESNYDTDVFQPMIQSLAAKSGKVYGEDEKIDIAIRVISDHIRAISFAIADGQLPSNNKAGYVIRRILRRAVRYGYTFLGFTKPFMYELVDILSEQFDEIFPELISQADFIKKVVMQEEAAFLRTLEKGLVILQKAMDGSDKVIAGKEAFTLYDTFGFPLDLTELIASENGFTVDTAGFDAAMKEQKDRARAASVSEKGDWIDVNEGDEVEFLGYDVLESDAQILRYREVTEKKKTIIQLVLDQTPFYAESGGQVGDKGILVSGEETIAIFDTKKENDLIIHFANKLPSNPSAPVLAKVDAHRRQLTENNHSATHLLHAALQEVLGEHVAQKGSLVNDKHLRFDFSHFQKVEAEELAQIEKIVNQRIRQNIPLNEQRNVPIDEAKDMGATALFGEKYGDFVRVITFDKDYSVELCGGTHVAATGQIGLLKITAESSVAAGVRRIEAITADAAEEFVDGQITLLQEIKELLKSKDPKKSVIDLVETKAALSKEVETLRNKELQAVKTELASKAIAKDGFNFIAEKVSVPNAQGLKQLAYDLKAVVDSMFLILAADVDGKPQVAVMIDEEVVKAKDLHAGNIVKALAKEIKGGGGGQPFFATAGGKDINGLDAVVVKAQELV; translated from the coding sequence ATGGACGCAAAAAGTATTCGCCGTACGTTCCTGGAATTCTTCCAGAGCAAGCAGCACGCCATCGTTCCTTCGGCACCACTTGTGATTAAAAATGATCCTACCTTGATGTTTACAAACGCAGGTATGAATCAATTCAAAGATTATTTCTTAGGAAATAAAGCCGCCGAGAATACACGTGTAACAGATACTCAAAAGTGTTTACGTGTATCTGGAAAGCACAACGATTTAGAGGAAGTAGGTATTGATACTTACCACCACACTATGTTCGAAATGCTAGGTAACTGGTCTTTTGGAGATTATTTTAAGAAAGAAGCTATTGAGTGGGCTTGGGAACTTCTTACAGATGTTTACGGTCTGCCAAAAGATAGATTATATGTTTCAGTATTCGAAGGCGATAAAGAAGACGGTACTGAGCTAGATCAAGAAGCAATAGATATTTGGAAAGGTTTAATTGATGAAGATCGAATTATCCCTGCCAATAAAAAAGATAACTTCTGGGAAATGGGAGAAACTGGTCCTTGTGGTCCTTGTTCTGAAATCCATATTGACCTTCGTAACGATGAAGAAAGAGCTAAAATTGATGGCTTAACTTTAGTAAACGAAGACCACCCATTAGTAGTAGAGATCTGGAACCTTGTATTCATGCAATTCAACAGAAAAGCAGACGGTTCTTTAGTTTCTCTTCCAAGCAAACATATCGATACAGGTATGGGATTTGAACGTTTATGTATGGCGATTCAGAAAAAAGAATCGAACTACGATACAGACGTATTCCAACCAATGATCCAATCTTTAGCAGCTAAATCTGGTAAAGTTTATGGTGAAGATGAGAAAATCGATATTGCAATTCGTGTAATTTCTGACCACATTCGTGCAATTTCTTTTGCTATCGCTGATGGTCAATTACCATCGAACAACAAAGCAGGTTACGTAATTCGTCGTATCCTTCGTAGAGCTGTTCGTTACGGTTATACATTCTTAGGGTTCACTAAACCGTTCATGTACGAGTTAGTTGATATTCTTTCAGAACAATTTGATGAAATCTTCCCTGAGTTAATTTCTCAAGCAGACTTTATCAAAAAAGTTGTGATGCAAGAAGAAGCTGCTTTCTTACGTACGTTAGAAAAAGGGTTAGTGATTCTTCAAAAAGCTATGGATGGTTCTGACAAAGTTATTGCTGGTAAAGAAGCATTTACTTTATACGATACCTTCGGTTTCCCTCTAGATTTAACTGAACTAATTGCTTCAGAAAACGGATTCACTGTAGATACAGCTGGGTTCGATGCAGCAATGAAAGAACAAAAAGATAGAGCTCGTGCTGCTTCGGTTTCTGAAAAAGGAGATTGGATTGATGTAAACGAGGGCGATGAAGTTGAATTCTTAGGCTATGATGTTTTAGAATCTGATGCTCAAATTTTACGTTACCGCGAAGTAACAGAGAAAAAGAAAACAATCATTCAATTAGTACTTGATCAAACTCCTTTCTATGCAGAAAGTGGTGGACAAGTTGGTGATAAAGGTATTTTAGTTTCTGGTGAAGAGACAATCGCTATTTTCGATACAAAGAAAGAGAACGATTTGATTATTCATTTTGCAAACAAATTACCAAGTAATCCTTCTGCTCCTGTTCTTGCTAAAGTAGATGCTCACCGTAGACAATTAACGGAGAACAACCACTCTGCAACACACTTACTACACGCTGCACTGCAAGAAGTATTGGGTGAGCACGTTGCTCAAAAAGGTTCTTTGGTAAACGATAAGCATTTACGTTTTGATTTCTCACACTTCCAAAAAGTAGAAGCGGAGGAGTTAGCACAAATTGAAAAGATCGTTAACCAACGTATTCGTCAGAATATTCCTTTAAACGAGCAACGCAACGTACCAATTGATGAAGCAAAAGACATGGGTGCTACTGCTTTATTTGGTGAAAAATACGGTGACTTTGTTCGTGTAATTACTTTTGATAAAGACTACTCTGTAGAACTTTGTGGAGGTACTCACGTAGCTGCTACTGGTCAGATTGGTTTATTAAAAATTACTGCAGAATCTTCTGTAGCTGCTGGTGTTCGTCGTATTGAGGCAATCACTGCAGATGCTGCCGAAGAATTTGTTGATGGTCAGATTACTTTATTACAAGAGATTAAAGAGCTTTTAAAATCAAAAGATCCTAAGAAATCTGTTATAGATTTAGTAGAAACAAAAGCTGCTTTATCTAAAGAAGTAGAAACACTTCGTAATAAAGAATTACAAGCTGTAAAAACGGAATTAGCGTCTAAAGCTATTGCAAAAGACGGTTTCAACTTTATTGCAGAGAAAGTATCTGTACCAAATGCTCAAGGATTAAAGCAATTGGCTTACGACTTAAAAGCTGTTGTAGACAGTATGTTCTTAATCTTAGCAGCAGATGTTGATGGGAAACCTCAAGTAGCTGTTATGATTGACGAGGAAGTTGTGAAAGCTAAAGATTTACATGCTGGAAATATCGTTAAAGCTCTTGCAAAAGAGATCAAAGGCGGTGGAGGTGGACAACCTTTCTTTGCTACTGCGGGTGGTAAAGATATTAATGGTTTGGACGCTGTTGTTGTAAAAGCACAAGAGTTAGTTTAA
- a CDS encoding family 14 glycosylhydrolase, whose translation MKTFEVRLPYSILEPDTCFSTNDPDWTELEKWIIRGKKIGINTVLVPILWKLVEGEGKASDNVDHHIQYNWIYYRSMINKLVEHDIKIVVEFNFQMINNYEENYLCTLPDWLWGKLMEDNEEIKYLSQLKYVNKGGGSAQESVSLWADHYVLPYYEELVRSFKHNFSDISGRFIRMLISTTPQGELSYPINECAFPRRNMQCYSPTAMEDFDNYVREKYGDYISAGEKWGVEVTDKESLFVYFKENDVLQGRKYYDTLYGNDVTEWYNHSLTNHGNKLLHILQNVFSDGGFEGSRLCIRLSSAYAEKNLKNTPHLTEVGAGILSLSKKVDVQKAYTTSLDHLSEGIDRGRLRFIIPTKSRTEYKSDSEYALKLKHLLEFGDADNISFILENSSTEGINSHVIWDTSEEWLFRNHSLHGLIVNNMKALFDTTGTGSARLGELIRKVKFKDDHIERKQKSFRVMGPLHVKTHNAKRLLQDQDWITVSRQLDKMREIGVSAVSIDIWWGLVEGRQSNEFDWEYYDNMVKLIESKGLNWVPILSFHQAGGNVNDDFTQMIPLWIWGKIVEENSNLKSIEDLQYVSETGDVSVEYVSLWADTYVIPYYERFMKAFKQRYKKYAWMTDEINISLGPAGELRYPSYNSHDWGDYPNRGTLQCYSRLAVEDFQRHIVNIYGSLDYINEVWHTAYESAEEIPMPDADELFKNNNYSTSRYGLDFFNWYNESLAKHGNKVIRRATEIFTDEFENVPVGFKMPGIHWLVSDPNQPRVAEITAGLIAPYPNIDASDRDEYTEMLKKIIDKDFKDKVVLHFTCLEKMNKDWEGYSRAEDLVMWFSNAAKKLDIQVMGENALYHELYSESGWEQIEKALTRTNTSYSGLTVLRMQNLFSDNNFAIEKYAELINKLR comes from the coding sequence ATGAAGACTTTTGAAGTCCGTTTACCATATTCTATCCTAGAGCCAGATACATGTTTTTCTACAAATGATCCAGATTGGACAGAGTTAGAAAAGTGGATTATTAGAGGTAAAAAAATAGGAATAAATACTGTTTTGGTACCAATACTATGGAAACTTGTAGAAGGAGAAGGTAAAGCTTCTGACAATGTAGACCATCATATTCAATACAATTGGATATACTACAGAAGTATGATTAATAAACTCGTAGAACACGATATAAAAATTGTGGTCGAGTTTAATTTTCAGATGATCAATAATTACGAAGAGAATTACTTATGTACTTTGCCTGATTGGCTATGGGGTAAACTCATGGAAGACAATGAGGAAATAAAGTACTTAAGTCAGCTTAAATATGTAAATAAAGGTGGGGGTAGTGCTCAGGAGTCTGTTTCTTTATGGGCAGATCATTATGTACTTCCTTACTATGAAGAATTAGTTAGATCTTTCAAGCATAATTTCTCAGATATATCAGGTCGATTTATTAGGATGCTTATTTCTACAACTCCGCAAGGAGAGTTAAGTTACCCTATTAATGAATGTGCTTTCCCTAGAAGAAACATGCAATGTTATTCTCCTACAGCAATGGAGGATTTTGACAATTATGTTCGAGAAAAATATGGAGATTATATCTCTGCAGGAGAAAAATGGGGAGTAGAAGTAACAGATAAGGAAAGCTTGTTTGTTTATTTTAAAGAAAACGATGTACTCCAAGGGCGTAAATATTACGATACCTTATATGGAAATGATGTAACAGAATGGTATAACCACTCTTTAACAAATCACGGAAATAAGTTATTACATATTCTTCAGAATGTATTTTCTGATGGTGGCTTTGAAGGGTCAAGATTATGTATACGTTTATCTTCTGCTTATGCAGAGAAAAACTTAAAAAATACCCCTCATCTTACAGAAGTAGGTGCAGGGATATTATCATTAAGTAAAAAGGTTGATGTTCAAAAAGCATATACTACATCTTTAGATCATTTATCTGAAGGTATAGATAGAGGACGTTTACGTTTTATTATTCCTACAAAAAGTAGAACAGAATATAAATCTGATTCAGAATACGCATTAAAACTAAAACACCTATTAGAGTTTGGTGATGCGGATAATATTAGTTTCATTTTAGAAAATTCATCTACAGAAGGAATAAACTCTCACGTAATATGGGATACTTCTGAAGAATGGTTATTTAGAAATCATAGCTTACACGGCTTGATTGTAAATAACATGAAAGCATTATTTGATACAACAGGAACAGGTAGTGCTCGTTTAGGTGAACTAATTAGAAAAGTGAAGTTTAAGGATGATCATATTGAAAGAAAACAAAAATCTTTCCGTGTGATGGGACCACTTCATGTAAAAACACATAATGCAAAAAGATTACTGCAAGATCAGGATTGGATAACTGTTTCAAGACAGTTAGATAAAATGAGAGAAATTGGAGTAAGTGCAGTTTCTATAGATATTTGGTGGGGACTTGTAGAAGGTCGTCAGTCGAATGAATTTGATTGGGAATACTATGATAACATGGTAAAACTTATTGAATCTAAAGGGCTGAATTGGGTGCCAATTTTATCATTCCATCAAGCTGGAGGTAACGTAAATGATGATTTTACGCAAATGATTCCACTTTGGATTTGGGGTAAAATTGTTGAAGAAAATTCGAACCTTAAATCTATCGAAGATTTACAATATGTATCAGAAACAGGAGATGTAAGTGTAGAATATGTGTCTTTATGGGCAGATACCTATGTAATACCTTACTACGAGCGTTTTATGAAAGCATTTAAGCAACGTTATAAAAAGTATGCTTGGATGACAGATGAAATAAATATTAGTCTAGGACCTGCAGGTGAGCTGAGATACCCTTCTTACAACTCTCATGATTGGGGAGATTATCCAAACCGTGGTACATTACAATGTTATAGTAGATTGGCTGTAGAAGATTTCCAACGCCATATTGTAAACATCTACGGTAGTCTAGATTACATTAATGAAGTTTGGCATACAGCGTATGAGTCAGCAGAAGAAATTCCGATGCCAGATGCAGATGAATTATTTAAAAATAATAATTATTCTACATCTCGTTATGGGCTAGATTTCTTTAACTGGTATAACGAAAGCCTTGCTAAACATGGTAATAAAGTAATTAGAAGAGCAACAGAAATCTTCACAGATGAGTTTGAGAATGTTCCTGTAGGTTTTAAAATGCCTGGTATACACTGGTTAGTTAGTGATCCTAATCAGCCTCGTGTAGCAGAAATTACTGCAGGTTTAATTGCTCCGTATCCAAATATTGATGCATCAGACCGTGATGAATATACAGAGATGCTGAAGAAAATTATTGACAAAGACTTTAAAGATAAAGTAGTACTTCACTTTACTTGTTTAGAAAAAATGAACAAGGACTGGGAAGGGTACTCTAGAGCTGAAGATCTTGTAATGTGGTTCTCTAATGCAGCTAAAAAATTAGATATTCAGGTAATGGGTGAAAATGCACTTTACCATGAGTTGTATTCAGAATCAGGATGGGAACAAATAGAGAAAGCATTAACACGTACAAATACCAGTTATTCTGGTCTTACAGTACTAAGAATGCAAAACTTATTCTCGGATAATAACTTTGCAATTGAGAAATATGCGGAGTTAATCAATAAGTTGAGATAA